The Streptomyces sp. NBC_01363 region CCGTTGCCGCCCTGAGTCACCACTACCGGCCCGTCAGGCACCTGTCGCGGCTGCGCCGTAGTTGCCGAGGCCGCGGACTGGACGGGCGTGGCACTCGCCGGTGCGGCTACGGCAGCGGAGGCTCCGACCAGGACGAGCAGCAGTCCAGCCGCTGGTACCGAATAGCGTTTCATTTTCCCTCCATGGGAGCAGGAATTCGCGCGGGAGCACCGCGCAATGCACGGGACAGGCATGCCCATGCCATGGGCTGAACCGTGCGATCTCACCGTGACACGGGAGGCGCGCGGGCAATTGGGAATCAGCGCAGCGTCACTTGTGTCCTGGCGCAGTCCGGGCCTGCCGTGTGGCCTCGTGGCGGAATTCCGTGGGAGTCATGCCATGGGCTGCCCGAAATGCTCTGCTGAACTCGGCCGGCACCAGGAAGCCCCACCGCGCTGCCAGCGCACTGATCGACTGGTTGCGTTGCCGGGGGTCGGTGAGGTCGGCCTGGCAGCGCTCCAGGCGCCGCCGGCGGATTGTGGCCGCGACGGTACTCGACTCCGTACGGAACAGTTGGTGCAGGGCGCGGACGGAAATGTGATGGTGTGCTGCGATATGCGCCGGCGTGAGTTGGGGATTGCTGAGGTTGTGGTCGATGAAGGCGTGGATGCGGGCCAGCAGGACTTGGCGGCGGGTGTCTGCGGGTAGCCCCGATGCGGCATCGAGCCGCGTGGCCAGAAACGCGGTGGCCAGGTCGAATCCCACGCTCCCCAGGCGGAGCAGTTCCGCCTCGTCGCAGTGCGCGGCCTGGTCGCGCAGCCCGGTGAGATAGGACGTGAGGAGCGCTCCCGACCCGGTCCGGGCGGGGAGAAGTGTGGCGACCAGTTCGTCCGTCCGACCGAGGGGGAGCGGGATCGCGGTTCTGGGCAGCCGGATCATGGTGAGCTGAGGGGGCTGTCTGCCGTCCCGGAACTCACAAGCCAGAGGGACGGAGGTGTCGAACAGGGCCAGGTCGCCCGCCCTGAGCAGGATGTTGTTGCGTCGTTGCTCCAGCCCGACCGGGCCGCCGTGGACCAGGAAGAGGAAGTAGGACTCGGGATCCGCCCGCCGGATGTGGATCGGGGTGCGGCGGGCTGACATCGGGGAGAAGCGGAATGCTGACACCTGGGTCCGGGGCAGCTGCAGCGAGGCCGCCTCTCCCACGAAGGAGTCGACGCGTTCGCACGTGATCGACACGGGAATGACCGCTTCGGCGACCATCGACGACCACCATTCGAAGCCGCCGCGCGCGCTGACGCTGTTCGTTGAGACGCTCGCCGCCCATGTGCCCGCCATCTCTCGCCCCCTGATCCTGAACATGACAGGCCTCAATCTTCGGCTGCCCGAATGCCGACAAGCGAGCGGCTCGCCGGTCAGTCTTGCAACCTCTCAGGCCGAGAAGCTGTGCACCTTGTCGCTGGAACCGTGGCGTGGCGAGCGTTCGATCGGCTGCGGCCCGTTCCTGTCGGCCCTGGCGGAATGCGGGGATCCGGGGATACGGACGCGTCCTCGACCGCCGCACCTGGGCCACCCGTGAAGCCCTCCGCACCGCGATCGTGACGTGGGTCGAACGGACCTACCACCGGCGCCGTCGGCAACTACGGCTGGGCCGATTGACCCCCATCGAGTTCGAGACCACTATGAAACCCGCCGCAGCCCTCGCGGCATGAAACCCCACTGTCACCTATCCGTGCAGCAGTCCCATGTGTCCCACTCTTGCTTGCTCACTCAGCAATCGTCGCAGAGCCGGGGGCACGACAGGCTGCCCACACCGCTGACCAGACCATCCCAACTCGGAGCTCACCCTGACCGTCCGGACCCGGTGAACCTTCGCGGACCAGGGCCGGCACGCTGCTCCTGGACCACGATCCCGGCCGCCGCGCCGGCACTCCGCTGCACGTGAACCCCGGCGGCCGGGGTGGCCGGTGATGCGCTGCTCGTACGATGACCGTGTGACTGTCCGCCGCGCTCTTGGCGCCGGTCCCCGGGCTCCCGCGCACAGCATCCGCGCCGCCCAGGCCGACCTGTTCGACGCTCTTCCCGGAGAGCGTCTGTCCGACCTCGACGAACTGCGGGCCCGAGGCGTGCTCGGTTCCAGTCCGGCGGCGCCTCCGTCTCCGCGGCGGACTCTCGGGACCGGTGGCCGTACCGATTCCGAAGCACCTGTTTCTGCCCCTCCGGCCAGGCCAGGGCCGGGGACCTGAAGCAGGCGGGCCGAGGGCGAAGGTGCTGATCGCCACTCCCAGATTGATCAAGCTGCCTTCGAGCCGGATCCGTGCAGCGCGGCGACTTTGGCCGGACGCACCCGGCACCACCGCGCGCGACCCTGGAGGTATGGCCCGCATACGTTTCTGCGATTCCTGCGGGGCCCGGCTGCCCGAGGGGGCGTCGGCCCGTCGACGGTACTGCGACGACGTCTGTCGGGCCCGGGCGTACCGGGACCGGCAGGTCGCCGACCGGATCTGGCGCCTCGGGCTGATGCTCGCCGAGGCGGAATGGATCGGGGACACCGGCATGATCCGGCTGCTGACCTGCCCGGTCTGCGTCCAGCCGGCACGAGATCAGCCTCTGCCGGAACGTATGACGGCTCTACGTCACGCTCGACCGATCCCCTGCGGCAGCTCCAGGGACATCCCTGCGCCTCCTGCCGCCCGCCTACCGAAAGAGAAAAGGGTGTGGGGAGGGCGGGAGCGCCTCGGGGATCGGCGGCCGGCCAGTCCTCTCGCGCGTCGGCGGGGCCGCGCGCGCCGGTGCCTCGGTGTTCACCGCGACGCGGTTGGCTTTGTCGCGAGAACGGGAGTTTGTCGACGGCTTCGGGAGTCGCTCACGGCCGCGCGGGTGGTTCCGGGGCCACCCCTCGGCGAAGGCCCTGAGCTGTCTCCGCTGTCGTTCTTCCTCCGTGATCCGGTCGGCGAGGACGGGTTGGTCGATGTACGGGGCGACGGCGGCGAGGACCAGGCGCTGAAGCTCGGTCGGGTCGAGAGCCTCGACCTCCCACTGCACCGGCTGACCGGGGTCGAGCCCGTATCGGCTGGCGAACCCTGCCCAACGCGGGTCGCCGGCCTTCCCCGCAGCCGCGGGCAGCTCGTAGTCGCGGACCTGGTCGTGGGTGAGCAGGACGCGTTCCACGTGGCTCCAGCAGTCCGTGCGGGCCACCCCATCCCGTTCAATGTCGGCGCCCGAGGCGTCGAAGTCGCCGACGTAGAGCAGCACGGCCGGACGCGGGTCGTGGGCCGTGCGCTCGCGTACCACCTGTACGTAGCTCTGGCTGCCGAAGCCCCGGACGACAAGCACGGGGACGCCCGTACGCTTCAGCCAGCCAGTCAGCTGAGCCCGCAGGGTGTCCTTCTCGCAGGCCACGTACAGGGCCGACCTCTGGCCTGCGGTCCGGTCCAGGGCAAACCAGTCCGGCGCGGCCCGGAGGAAGGCGTCGGCGTCCGGCCAGGCCGGAGAGACATGGACCTCGCGCAAGGGGTCGATGAGGTCGGGGAACCGCTCTTCCCGGCGGGCTTGGGCGAGACGGGAGGACAAACGCCGGGACGTCGGCGCAGTGTGCGGGATCATCCCCTCCGAGACGAGCCGGTAGTAGACCTGTCGGAGGGTGCAGCCGCCGACCTGGTCGTAGCTGATGACGATGTCGGCGGCGCGTTCCACGATGCTCGGCCACTGGAGTCTGGGCACACCGGTACAGGTACCCATCGGGTCAGCGGCGGGTACCTCCCGAATTCGTGAACATCGACTTGGTCGCCAGCCGACTACCAGCGCATCCCGAGCGCATCCAGATCCGCCCGGCGCTGCTCGGCGAGCTTCCCGGCCCGCTTGCGGACGTTGTCGAGCCACATGCCGAGCTTGACCACCACGCCGCCGTCAGCACTGTCCTGAGGGCCTGTCGGGACCGCCTCCCCGTCCAGCTGTTCAACGTGCTTCCGGGGCACTCGCAGGTGTCCCTCACGGGCGTGGAACTGCCGCGCTGCTGCCAGATTGGCCGCCCACTTCGTATCCTGCGTCCGTTTCACCGGCCGCTCGTCTTCCCCGGCCACCTGGAGCCCGAGGGTGTTCTCCAGGATCCACTGCTGTACGGGCAGGAGCTGTTCCCACCCGTACCGCTGTGCCGTGACCCAGCGTCCGAGGTCTTCGCCCTGGACGACGACGTCGCCCGCGGCCTCCGGGAGGGTTCCGCCGGCCTGGACGTGGTTCTGGACGAGGCGGTAGCACCGCTGCCACCCGGTGTCCCATTCCGGGCCTTGAAGCCCTGATCCGCTTACGTGCGGCGGCGTGCAGCGGGGTCGCGTTCGGCGACGTGCCGGGCGACCGAGTCGACGCTGGGGCGGGCATACCGCTCCAGGGATCGGACGGAGGCGTGGCGGGAGCGGGCCAGCAGCATCGGGGCGGAGGTGCCGTCCTCCGCGTCGTGCGTCAGGGCACTGTGCCGGAGCCGGTGAAGCGTCCAGCCGTCCAGGTCCTCGATGTCATCGGGTGAGGCGAGGGGGTTGGCCAGCAGCCGGGTGTTCTCCTCGAAGATCTCCTCAGCGCGGCGGTAGGAGAGCCGGGCCCGGCCGGTCTCCGGGCACACGTCGAGCGTCGGTGTTCCGGCCGGGGCCTTGCGGTCTGTGAGGAACAGCGGGCCGCGCGTACGGCGGGCGATGAGCCGGGGCAGTAGCTGGGCGGTGCCGGACTGCCAGTGAATCCACTCGGTCGCCCCGCCCTTGGCAGTGATCTTCCCTCGCTTGTCCTGCGGGTAGAGGTCTTCCACGTTGAGGCACAGCACCTCGTCGGCCCGTGCGGCGGACTCGTAGAGCATCTTCCACTGCGTCTTCTCCCGCAGCGCGACGTCGAGGCGCCACAGGGCGGCGATCTGGTTCTCAGCGAGAGTCTTGGTGCGGTCCGGCGGTGCCGGCCGCCGCTCGATGCCGATCGTGGGATCGCCTTCGATCCAGCCCTGGCGCTGCCACCAGCCGATCGCCTTGCGCGCGATGGACAGCTCCCGGTTAACGGTGTCGGCGTCCATCTCGTCCGCCCGCGCCGCCGCCAGCTCGGCCAAGACCTCCGGTAGTGCCGGGTCGTCGATCGCGGCGACGGGGAAGACGGGCGGCTTCGCGCCCCGGCGGGCGGGTCCGGTCGGCGCGGGTTCGCCGGCGAGCATCCACCTCCATGTCGTGAGCGAGATCCGGTAGATCCGTGCGGAGGACTTCGCGATGCCCGCGCCGGTGAGGTACCGCTCGACCGCCGCGGTGTACGACGCGGGCGGGCGGACAGGGGCACCACCCGGGCGCGCGGCACACGCAGCGCGCCCCCGCTCCCGAGTTCGGTCACTGGTTCGATCGTCATACCTGTCCCGCCCCTCCGGCTCTGCCGCAGTAAATGCGTACACCTCGCCCCGGCGGCCGGGATGCCCCACCGCAGGTCGCGGTGATCGCGGTAAGGGCTCCGCCGCAGCAAATCCGGCATTTACTGCGGCAGTTGCGAACGCGTTTCCGCGATCGAGCATCCGCCCGAATGCGGTTCTGCTGTGCGGACTTGAGGGGAGGGGACTGTCAGTGCCCGGCGCCAGCATGCTTACCTGGGTCATGCCCCAGATCCTCCGTCACGGGCAGGCACTCGGCGAGCAGGTCGACGATGTCGCGCCAGGCTCGCTGCGCGTGCCGTGGGTGGTAGCCGACGCCGGGGACCACGGGGTGGCCGACCGGCGGGTGGTGGAAGGCGTGCAAGGCGCCGCCGTAGACCGCGAGGCGCCAGTCGACGCCCGCGGCCTGCATCTCGGCGGTGAACGCGTTCCGTTGCGCGGGCGGCATGATCGGGTCTTCCGACCCGACCCCGGCCCACACCGGGCAGCGGATGCGCGCCGTCTCGCCCGGTCGGCCCGTGGTCAGTGCGTTGACTGTGCCGATCGCGCGTAGGTTGACGCCGTCGCGCCCGAGTTCCAGCCCGATGGCGCCGCCGGTGCCGTAGCCGATGGCGGCGATCCGGTCGGGGTCGGTCCGCGGTTCGGCGCGCAACACGTCGAGCGCCGCGTGGCCGATGCCCCGCATCCGGTCGGGGTCGGCGAGCAGCGGCATGCAACGGGCCAGCATCTCCTCGGGGTCGCCCAAATAGCGCCCGCCGTGAAGGTCGAAGGCCAGCGCTACATATCCCAGCTCGGCGAGAGCATCGGCCCGGCGGCGCTCGACATCGCTGAGCCCCATGCCCTCTGGTCCGAGCAGCACCGCGGGCCGGCGGTCGACACCGGCCGGGAGTGCGAGGTGCCCGATCATCGTCAAACTGTCGGCCGGATACTCGACTGTACGCGTCGTAATCGTCGTCATGAGACTGGACTGTAGTGATCGTCGAGCCCGGTCCGGCTGGTGTTCTGCCGCTGGCAGAACAGCGCGGGTATCCCTCTGAAAGGCGTTGTCACGTTGGTGGGGTGTTGATCGGTTGAGGGCGCGTCAGGGCGTGTGGGGGTTGAGCGGGGGCCTGGGTCATGATGCGGTGGGCGGGGCGGTGGCGCCGGTGATCTGGTCCCAGATCGCGAAGCGGACGGTCATCTCGGTGCGGTGGTCGGGGGCGGTCCTTCGGTGTCGGCGTGGCCGGAAGTGGGGTGGGATGCCGCTGAACGCGGACAGGAATCTCTGAGCTCCTCCGACGCTGTGGAAGCTTTTCATGGCGCGTTCGCGCTG contains the following coding sequences:
- a CDS encoding dienelactone hydrolase family protein: MTTITTRTVEYPADSLTMIGHLALPAGVDRRPAVLLGPEGMGLSDVERRRADALAELGYVALAFDLHGGRYLGDPEEMLARCMPLLADPDRMRGIGHAALDVLRAEPRTDPDRIAAIGYGTGGAIGLELGRDGVNLRAIGTVNALTTGRPGETARIRCPVWAGVGSEDPIMPPAQRNAFTAEMQAAGVDWRLAVYGGALHAFHHPPVGHPVVPGVGYHPRHAQRAWRDIVDLLAECLPVTEDLGHDPGKHAGAGH
- a CDS encoding helix-turn-helix domain-containing protein yields the protein MSITCERVDSFVGEAASLQLPRTQVSAFRFSPMSARRTPIHIRRADPESYFLFLVHGGPVGLEQRRNNILLRAGDLALFDTSVPLACEFRDGRQPPQLTMIRLPRTAIPLPLGRTDELVATLLPARTGSGALLTSYLTGLRDQAAHCDEAELLRLGSVGFDLATAFLATRLDAASGLPADTRRQVLLARIHAFIDHNLSNPQLTPAHIAAHHHISVRALHQLFRTESSTVAATIRRRRLERCQADLTDPRQRNQSISALAARWGFLVPAEFSRAFRAAHGMTPTEFRHEATRQARTAPGHK
- a CDS encoding tyrosine-type recombinase/integrase, with the protein product MLAGEPAPTGPARRGAKPPVFPVAAIDDPALPEVLAELAAARADEMDADTVNRELSIARKAIGWWQRQGWIEGDPTIGIERRPAPPDRTKTLAENQIAALWRLDVALREKTQWKMLYESAARADEVLCLNVEDLYPQDKRGKITAKGGATEWIHWQSGTAQLLPRLIARRTRGPLFLTDRKAPAGTPTLDVCPETGRARLSYRRAEEIFEENTRLLANPLASPDDIEDLDGWTLHRLRHSALTHDAEDGTSAPMLLARSRHASVRSLERYARPSVDSVARHVAERDPAARRRT
- a CDS encoding helicase associated domain-containing protein, giving the protein MKRTQDTKWAANLAAARQFHAREGHLRVPRKHVEQLDGEAVPTGPQDSADGGVVVKLGMWLDNVRKRAGKLAEQRRADLDALGMRW